DNA from Planktothrix tepida PCC 9214:
GCAGCTAACCCTTTTTCGGGTTCTTCACTGCGAGATAATTCTTTAAGAATCTGAACAGATTCTTGGGTTTTACTTAAAGTTTTCCGGTTGAGAACTTCACTGCGTTCAACTCCTAATCCTTCTGCAAACCGTAACCACAATTCCGGGTGATGGGCAGAACCCCGTTCTTCTTCAATTAAATTTTCTAACAACATTTTGCGAATGTTGATATCATCACAAGCTGCATGAGTTGCACTAACATAGGTGGGGAAGTTATGAACGTGCAGATAATATTCTTGGGCATACTCTTGTAGCATCGTTAATGTCAATTTCCCTTCATTCCACATTTGATAAAAGGGATGCTTGAGTAAGTGATGGGTTTCAATAATTTCGTTGAGTTTAGCCAGAAATGCTGTTTCTGTTAAAGGCTTATCCTGGGTTAACATTCGCGTTCATAAAAATAGAGGTTCATCAGGATTTTATCTTAAAATAA
Protein-coding regions in this window:
- a CDS encoding CADD family putative folate metabolism protein, whose amino-acid sequence is MLTQDKPLTETAFLAKLNEIIETHHLLKHPFYQMWNEGKLTLTMLQEYAQEYYLHVHNFPTYVSATHAACDDINIRKMLLENLIEEERGSAHHPELWLRFAEGLGVERSEVLNRKTLSKTQESVQILKELSRSEEPEKGLAALYAYESQFPQVSTTKIAGLEEFYGINEESALSFFKVHEKADEIHSQMTRKALLQLCQTAEQQQAALDAAQTAVDAFNLLLDGVYEEYCQN